A section of the Pleuronectes platessa chromosome 7, fPlePla1.1, whole genome shotgun sequence genome encodes:
- the idh2 gene encoding isocitrate dehydrogenase [NADP], mitochondrial, producing the protein MAGYLKVVSSLSRSAAGALSRNPAVLAPAANCQTLQQRNYADKRIKVAQPVVEMDGDEMTRIIWEFIKEKLILSNVDVELKYYDLGLPYRDQTDDQVTIDSALATLKYNVAVKCATITPDEERVEEFSLKKMWKSPNGTIRNILGGTVFREPITCKNIPRLVPGWTKPITIGRHAFGDQYRATDFVVDQPGKFKMIFTPANGSPGKEWEVYDFPAGGCGMGMYNTDESIAGFAHSCFQYSIGKKWPLYLSTKNTILKAYDGRFKDIFQEIFEKNYKPEFDKLKIWYEHRLIDDMVAQVLKSSGAFVWACKNYDGDVQSDILAQGFGSLGLMTSVLVCPDGKTIEAEAAHGTVTRHFREHQKGNPTSTNPIASIFAWTRGLEHRGKLDGNPDLIKFSQTLESVCVETVESGIMTKDLAGCIHGLPNVKLNEHYVNTTDFLDAIKTNLEKALCK; encoded by the exons ATGGCTGGATATCTGAAAGTCGTCAGCTCCCTGTCGAGGTCTGCCGCCGGCGCTCTCTCCCGGAACCCCGCGGTGCTCGCCCCGGCTGCGAACTGCCAGACTTTGCAACAAAGAAACT ATGCTGACAAACGCATTAAAGTGGCCCAGCCGGTGGTGGAGATGGACGGAGACGAGATGACCAGGATCATCTGGGAGTTCATCAAGGAAAAG CTCATCCTTTCCAATGTCGACGTTGAGCTGAAGTATTATGATCTGGGTCTCCCATACCGCGACCAGACCGACGACCAGGTCACTATCGACTCTGCCCTGGCTACATTGAAGTACAATGTGGCGGTCAAATGTGCCACCATCACACCCGACGAAGAAAGAGTGGAAG AGTTTTCCCTGAAGAAGATGTGGAAGAGCCCCAACGGAACCATCAGGAACATCCTGGGTGGCACAGTCTTCCGTGAGCCAATCACCTGCAAGAACATTCCGAGGCTTGTACCAGGCTGGACGAAGCCCATCACCATCGGCAGACACGCTTTCGGTGATCAG TACAGAGCGACAGACTTTGTTGTGGACCAGCCTGGCAAATTCAAGATGATCTTCACACCTGCCAATGGCAGTCCAGGCAAGGAATGGGAGGTCTATGACTTCCCTGCTGGTGGCTGTGGAATGGGCATGTACAACACAGATGAG TCTATTGCCGGCTTTGCACACAGCTGCTTCCAGTATTCTATTGGCAAGAAGTGGCCCCTGTACCTGAGCACAAAGAACACCATTCTCAAAGCCTACGACGGcagatttaaagacattttccaGGAAATCTTTGAAAA GAACTACAAGCCTGAATTTGACAAGCTGAAGATCTGGTATGAGCACAGGCTCATTGATGACATGGTCGCCCAAGTGCTGAAGTCTTCTGGAGCCTTTGTGTGGGCCTGCAAGAACTATGACGGAGATGTTCAGTCGGATATCCTTGCACAGG gCTTCGGCTCTCTGGGACTGATGACATCCGTTCTCGTTTGCCCCGACGGCAAGACCATCGAGGCTGAGGCTGCCCATGGCACCGTGACCAGGCACTTCCGCGAGCACCAGAAG GGAAATCCGACCAGCACCAACCCCATTGCCAGCATTTTTGCCTGGACCAGAGGCCTGGAGCATCGTGGCAAACTCGACGGCAACCCAGACCTTATCAA gttttctcaaacactggagagtgtgtgtgttgagactgTTGAGAGTGGTATCATGACCAAGGATCTCGCCGGCTGCATCCATGGCCTGCCCAA
- the ankrd34c gene encoding ankyrin repeat domain-containing protein 34C — MADIMELRTDGNSLLKAVWLRRLRLTRLLLEGGAYINESNERGETPLMVACMSTHTDQQSVSKAKLVRYLLDNQADPNIQDKIGKTALMQACIHKAGHEVVDHLLSNGADPSLEDRSGASALVYAINADDKETLKLLLDACKAKGKEVIIITTDKSPSGTKTTKQYLNVPPSPELVEKSSLAYCTSPSDINVSASPNPEQEQQNTVFSFQTKLKTSSSAAKLASGPTSPTRRPVNPKRARLPQLKRLQSEPWGLIAPSVLAAAAAQEESKKSSSDEDVVSGVNGLSLSKRSVLSRQNSVDGKESLFPLVGEQACKMTTSQSGPSLSKASYERSLNQHQPLARRSTVPAEQDSSSCSSGVANLRDTMHRRRLGNDHYDSDSQLYSDSAMLDSPKVPVERRKLNTSPLAMLTSSRESLDSNTSTSSPSTARRRAPGLLERRGSGTLLLDHISHTRPGFLPPLNINPNPPIPDIGACKPSSPLSTGIRSIAPVAPSTPKRGGLHSKKKLIRRHSMQVEQMKQLSDFEELAH; from the coding sequence ATGGCCGACATCATGGAGCTGCGGACTGATGGTAACTCGCTCCTGAAGGCAGTGTGGCTCAGACGCTTGAGACTCACCCGGCTCCTGTTGGAAGGAGGTGCCTATATCAATGAGAGCAATGAACGAGGAGAGACGCCACTCATGGTGGCCTGCATGTCCACGCACACCGACCAGCAGAGTGTGAGCAAGGCAAAGCTAGTGAGGTATTTGCTGGACAACCAGGCAGACCCCAACATACAGGACAAAATAGGCAAGACAGCTCTGATGCAAGCCTGCATCCACAAGGCTGGACATGAGGTGGTGGATCACCTGCTGAGCAACGGAGCTGATCCGAGTCTGGAGGACAGGAGTGGAGCCTCAGCCCTGGTCTATGCCATCAATGCAGACGATAAGGAGACACTGAAGCTGCTCCTGGATGCATGCAAAGCCAAAGGCAAGgaggtcatcatcatcaccacagaCAAGTCACCTTCTGGTACGAAAACTACCAAACAATACCTGAATGTTCCCCCATCACCAGAGCTGGTTGAGAAGTCCTCCCTAGCATACTGCACTTCTCCCTCTGATATTAATGTTAGTGCATCTCCCAATCCTGAGCAAGAGCAACAAAATACGGTCTTCAGTTTTCAGACAAAGCTGAAAACGTCTAGTTCCGCTGCGAAGCTTGCCAGCGGGCCCACGTCTCCAACACGGCGGCCTGTGAACCCCAAACGTGCACGTTTGCCTCAGCTGAAAAGGCTGCAGTCTGAGCCCTGGGGGCTAATTGCCCCCTCAGTCCTGGCTGCAGCCGCTGCCCAAGAGGAGAGCAAGAAATCCAGCTCTGATGAGGATGttgtttcaggggtaaacggactctctctgagtaagaGATCGGTTTTATCTCGACAGAACAGTGTGGACGGGAAGGAAAGTTTATTCCCACTGGTAGGTGAACAGGCCTGCAAAATGACAACATCACAGTCGGGTCCTTCATTGTCTAAGGCATCATATGAGAGGTCTCTAAACCAGCACCAGCCCCTGGCACGGCGCAGTACTGTACCCGCAGAGCaggacagcagcagctgcagcagtggagtAGCCAATCTGAGAGACACAATGCACAGGAGACGTCTGGGGAACGATCATTATGATTCAGACTCACAGCTCTATTCAGACTCTGCGATGTTAGACTCTCCTAAGGTCCCTGTGGAGCGAAGAAAACTAAACACTTCTCCTCTAGCAATGCTGACCAGCTCCAGAGAGTCTCTCGACAGCAACACCAGCACATCCTCTCCCAGCACAGCACGCAGGCGTGCGCCCGGCCTCCTAGAGAGGAGAGGCTCGGGCACGTTGCTGCTGGACCACATCTCTCACACCAGGCCCGGCTTCTTGCCCCCTCTCAACATCAACCCCAACCCTCCTATCCCTGACATCGGGGCCTGCAAGccctcctcacctctctccaCAGGTATTAGATCTATAGCTCCAGTAGCACCGAGCACACCAAAGAGAGGCGGCCTCCATTCCAAGAAGAAACTGATCAGAAGGCACTCTATGCAAGTGGAGCAGATGAAGCAACTTTCGGATTTTGAAGAGCTGGCTCATTAG